From a region of the Marinomonas mediterranea MMB-1 genome:
- a CDS encoding HD domain-containing protein produces MLLKEYEPLLRDYIAGEMDQDLAHDMNHVLRVVSTAKTLCDAEKANRSVVIPAAYLHDCFSFGKGHPQRSQSSQYAADKAITFLKTIDYPQDDLADIHHAIVAHSYSANVPPRTLEAKIVQDADRLDALGAMGIVRCIQIGSKLDRTFYSQIDPFCEDRDPDDAEFTLDHFYTKLLNLEDSMHTLSARAEARKRTEFMTQFLGQLSVELRR; encoded by the coding sequence ATGTTATTGAAAGAATACGAGCCTTTATTGCGGGATTACATCGCAGGTGAAATGGATCAAGATTTAGCGCATGATATGAATCACGTGCTACGCGTCGTATCGACTGCAAAAACATTGTGTGATGCCGAAAAAGCGAATCGCTCAGTAGTGATTCCAGCAGCGTATCTACATGACTGTTTTTCGTTTGGGAAAGGTCATCCGCAACGAAGCCAAAGTTCGCAATACGCCGCCGACAAAGCGATTACGTTCTTGAAAACCATAGACTATCCCCAAGACGACCTAGCTGATATCCACCACGCGATTGTGGCACACAGCTACAGCGCCAACGTTCCCCCTCGCACACTCGAAGCAAAAATTGTTCAAGACGCAGATCGACTGGATGCTTTAGGAGCGATGGGGATCGTTCGATGTATTCAAATAGGTTCCAAACTAGACAGAACGTTTTACTCCCAAATCGATCCATTTTGCGAAGATCGAGACCCTGACGATGCCGAATTTACCCTCGATCATTTTTACACCAAGCTGCTTAACCTAGAAGACTCTATGCATACGTTATCGGCGAGAGCGGAAGCGAGAAAGCGAACTGAATTTATGACGCAATTTCTTGGTCAGTTATCCGTGGAATTGAGGCGCTAG
- a CDS encoding type II toxin-antitoxin system RelE/ParE family toxin: protein MTKVTHVTQTPSFKKAVKKLHKNQKSDLDKAVKELIKNPLLGEPKKGDLAFMRVYKFKMIKQLTLLGYCYEDDAVVLELLTFGSHENFYRDAKKLL from the coding sequence TTGACTAAAGTCACACACGTTACACAAACCCCAAGTTTTAAAAAGGCCGTCAAAAAACTCCACAAAAACCAAAAGAGTGATCTTGATAAAGCGGTTAAAGAACTAATAAAGAACCCTCTGCTTGGCGAACCTAAAAAAGGTGATCTTGCATTTATGCGAGTTTACAAGTTTAAAATGATTAAGCAGCTCACCTTACTAGGTTACTGCTATGAGGATGATGCTGTCGTTTTAGAGCTACTAACTTTTGGTTCTCATGAAAACTTCTATCGAGATGCTAAGAAGTTACTTTGA
- a CDS encoding TA system antitoxin ParD family protein, with product MATASIRLDEGLVEKASIMAKALNRTTPKQIEHWAKIGEMMEDNPDLPYEFVKQAIIAKAEKEAGKLEAYEFD from the coding sequence ATGGCTACAGCAAGTATTAGATTAGACGAGGGCTTAGTAGAAAAAGCGAGCATTATGGCGAAAGCGTTAAACCGAACTACGCCTAAACAGATTGAGCACTGGGCTAAAATTGGCGAAATGATGGAAGATAATCCAGATTTACCTTATGAATTTGTAAAGCAAGCGATCATTGCCAAAGCAGAAAAAGAAGCTGGCAAACTTGAGGCTTACGAATTTGACTAA
- a CDS encoding type II toxin-antitoxin system RelE/ParE family toxin, with protein MIVWEKSSLDDREAIFEFLYDFNPLAAEKTDAIIEKKVKNLNQQPLMGVEREGIPGRLLIIPEVSMIVSYFIKDEIIHILRVLHQKQKFPVGN; from the coding sequence ATGATCGTTTGGGAAAAAAGTTCGCTGGACGATCGTGAGGCTATTTTCGAGTTTTTATACGATTTTAACCCATTAGCAGCAGAAAAAACTGATGCTATAATTGAGAAAAAAGTCAAAAACTTGAATCAACAACCCCTAATGGGAGTTGAGAGAGAGGGTATACCGGGAAGATTGTTAATAATTCCTGAGGTCTCAATGATTGTTTCATATTTCATAAAAGACGAAATAATTCACATTCTTCGAGTTTTACACCAAAAGCAAAAATTTCCTGTAGGTAACTAG
- a CDS encoding type II toxin-antitoxin system TacA family antitoxin: MDTRIQFRVDEETKRLAQITAESQGRTLSDACRELTEELAEQQRKIITHDQWLTEEVNAAFNKLESGQSKFVSHEEANLDMEARKMKIRNKAKK, translated from the coding sequence ATGGATACTCGCATACAATTTAGAGTAGATGAAGAAACTAAACGACTGGCTCAGATAACGGCCGAAAGCCAAGGGCGCACTTTAAGTGACGCTTGTAGAGAGCTTACGGAAGAACTTGCTGAACAGCAACGCAAAATAATTACCCATGATCAGTGGCTTACTGAAGAGGTTAATGCTGCGTTTAATAAATTAGAAAGTGGGCAGAGTAAGTTTGTTAGCCATGAAGAGGCGAACTTGGACATGGAAGCTCGAAAAATGAAAATTAGGAATAAAGCCAAAAAATGA
- a CDS encoding TIGR04141 family sporadically distributed protein has protein sequence MAKVKKIRKEKLSIYLARDGSKPDSDVIKVENAKQPIELDLPETESARLYIKKQPPKNSPPWTRLFTTDAKVDVSEFGTSSNVGAVFVVRISGATFLLSFGTGFHLLKQEAIERDFGLKVTLNSVDPDKLRSLDKASYDHNPLNSRTQSTRDVDIFNLHLDSEMEMLYAVTGISLVKEFGSHVTGRDALTIAVETNLADIPAILSRSIKQYRSDLPDKFSWVENINRVRDYDEIEILDLELDQYLSSNNVSNFWLGEPEIVDWEGQIGYSFDMYQKTLRHVVLSFDDYIAYLGKVTPKVELMKSNVVHVNNNEYQSIKSWPVYRCLYAEIKFGNDHYILRNGVWYKVNCDFVSAVDDYLSDIDIHPFSFPIYSHNDEGDYNELVAYTNSAFCLMDKKNIQIGGPYDKLEHCDLIKDGSEFVHVKLYRSSSTLSHLFSQGFVAAEAFIKDSDYREKLNPKLPSSIKLTDPKPRPDPSKYRVVYAIATTKSIPEELPFFSKVTLKNSLKTLRALNYNISLSKIDIDPIWSKTKKCKPKKN, from the coding sequence ATGGCAAAAGTAAAGAAAATCAGAAAAGAAAAACTATCTATCTATTTGGCGAGAGATGGCAGCAAGCCTGATTCTGATGTTATTAAGGTAGAAAATGCTAAGCAACCTATTGAATTGGACTTGCCAGAAACAGAATCAGCCCGTCTTTACATAAAAAAGCAACCACCTAAAAACTCTCCTCCTTGGACTAGATTGTTTACAACAGATGCCAAAGTTGATGTTTCCGAATTTGGCACTTCTTCAAATGTAGGGGCTGTATTTGTAGTAAGAATATCAGGAGCTACTTTTCTATTGTCATTTGGCACAGGCTTTCATCTTTTAAAGCAAGAGGCTATTGAGCGTGATTTCGGTCTAAAAGTGACGCTTAACTCAGTAGATCCTGACAAACTAAGAAGCTTGGACAAAGCCAGTTATGATCACAACCCATTGAATTCAAGAACTCAAAGCACTCGGGATGTAGATATATTTAACCTTCATCTGGATTCTGAGATGGAGATGCTTTACGCGGTAACAGGTATATCATTAGTTAAAGAATTTGGTAGCCATGTAACTGGTAGGGATGCCCTGACAATAGCAGTAGAAACTAACCTTGCAGATATACCCGCGATTCTTTCAAGGTCCATCAAACAATATCGCTCTGATCTTCCAGATAAATTTAGCTGGGTAGAAAATATCAACAGGGTTCGGGACTATGACGAGATTGAAATACTAGATTTGGAACTAGATCAATACTTGAGCAGTAACAATGTTTCTAATTTCTGGTTAGGAGAGCCGGAAATAGTAGATTGGGAAGGTCAAATCGGCTATTCATTTGATATGTACCAGAAAACCCTTCGGCATGTGGTTTTATCTTTCGATGACTATATAGCATACCTTGGTAAGGTTACTCCTAAAGTTGAGTTAATGAAGAGCAACGTTGTTCACGTAAACAACAATGAGTATCAGTCTATAAAAAGTTGGCCTGTCTACCGCTGCTTATATGCTGAAATTAAATTTGGAAACGATCATTATATTCTAAGAAATGGAGTGTGGTACAAAGTAAACTGTGATTTTGTGTCAGCAGTTGATGACTATCTCAGCGATATTGATATTCATCCATTCTCATTTCCCATATATTCTCATAATGACGAGGGCGACTATAACGAGCTGGTTGCATATACAAACAGCGCTTTTTGCTTGATGGATAAAAAGAATATCCAGATTGGTGGCCCATATGACAAGTTAGAGCACTGTGATTTGATAAAGGATGGAAGTGAATTTGTTCATGTTAAGTTATACAGAAGCTCAAGTACACTAAGCCACCTATTCTCTCAAGGGTTTGTTGCTGCGGAAGCGTTTATAAAAGACTCTGACTACAGAGAGAAATTGAACCCAAAATTGCCTTCATCAATCAAATTAACTGATCCAAAACCAAGGCCAGATCCAAGCAAATATAGGGTGGTTTATGCAATTGCCACAACCAAGAGCATACCTGAAGAGCTCCCATTTTTTTCAAAGGTGACATTAAAGAATTCATTAAAAACACTAAGGGCGTTAAATTACAACATTTCCCTATCTAAAATAGATATTGACCCCATTTGGTCAAAGACAAAAAAGTGCAAGCCAAAGAAAAACTAA